The Papaver somniferum cultivar HN1 chromosome 3, ASM357369v1, whole genome shotgun sequence genome includes a region encoding these proteins:
- the LOC113356838 gene encoding small RNA degrading nuclease 1-like isoform X1 — MVKIRKILALAEKEVLIDIVKNVQKRKMKGAKGEWKEFLVEYDSQLGDSLLDPSKRPPACLVAFLNTFTKEQDLEFCEKIMTYHSNRKAIEQLNKSCIDVQSSPQKLASLTFEHPEYPKCFSFPSYDEDWVMMKIGKVSKAIKSTRMLSVDCEMVLCEDKTESLVQVCIVNRNLEVKLNELVKLDKPVIDYRTQIHGISAKDLERATCSLEDIQKSMKKLLSDGVVLIGHSLDKDLKALKVDHSRVIDTSLIFKYPEGHTHMRPSLNHLRKTVLGYDLRESDAPHNCLADAQAAMKLVLAKLENKFDGVIPLKIKESDGVVPLKSKEVFKIELVKLLFHAVPIAVPQKQLRRLFPKDSTVKLQVSLTGENVYNSSAVFKESMEACNGFESIKGEEGKDSSGVPQKVISLDIKYKKDAGSVSFYVRKVLKKVSSDKNPADKRSIQVEETKEQNKKPTKNSDQYDHVKEIQRLKKDLSDRSPADKRSIQVEETEDQNKKQKKHSDQCDHDKEIRRLKKEIKERDSELIHAQNILADLIKIREL, encoded by the exons ATGGTGAAGATTCGGAAGATTTTAGCATTAGCAGAGAAGGAG GTGCTTATTGACATTGTGAAAAATGTACAAAAGAGAAAAATGAAGGGTGCGAAAGGAGAATGGAAGGAATTTTTAGTAGAGTATGATTCACAATTAGGCGACAGTTTATTGGATCCTAGTAAGAGGCCACCTGCTTGCTTGGTTGCATTTTTGAATACGTTTACGAAAGAGCAAGATTTAGAG TTTTGTGAAAAAATAATGACGTACCACTCTAATCGTAAAGCAATTGAGCAACTGAATAAGAGCTGTATTGATGTTCAATCCTCTCCTCAG AAGCTGGCAAGCTTAACATTTGAACACCCCGAATATCCAAAGTGCTTTTCATTCCCATCTTATGATGAG GACTGGGTAATGATGAAGATCGGTAAAGTATCTAAAGCAATCAAGTCCACCAGAATGCTATCTGTTGATTGTGAAATGGTTCTTTGTGAAGATAAAACAGAATCTCTAGTACAAGTGTGTATTGTGAATCGAAATTTAGAG GTTAAGCTCAATGAACTTGTAAAACTCGATAAACCTGTTATAGATTATAGAACTCAGATTCATGGAATCAGTGCTAAGGATTTGGAAAGAGCTACTTGTTCGTTAGAAGATATACAG AAATCAATGAAAAAGCTGTTATCTGATGGAGTAGTTTTAATTGGCCACAGTTTGGATAAGGATCTAAAAG CATTGAAAGTGGATCATTCGAGGGTGATCGACACATCATTAATTTTTAAATATCCTGAAGGGCATACTCACATGAGGCCTTCGTTGAATCATCTCCGCAAG ACTGTGCTTGGTTATGATCTTAGGGAAAGTGATGCTCCTCATAATTGTCTAGCCGATGCACAGGCTGCAATGAAATTAGTTCTTGCCAAGCTGGAAAATAAATTTGATGGAGTCATTCCCTTGAAAATCAAAGAG AGTGATGGAGTCGTTCCCTTGAAAAGCAAAGAG GTGTTCAAGATTGAATTGGTAAAGCTTTTGTTTCATGCGGTACCTATAGCGGTTCCCCAGAAACAATTAAGACGACTATTTCCGAAGGACTCTACTGTCAAACTTCAG GTGAGCTTGACCGGTGAAAATGTTTATAATTCTTCTGCTGTTTTCAAAGAGTCAATGGAGGCATGTAATGGATTTGAAAGTATCAAAGGAGAAGAAGGAAAG gaCTCATCTGGAGTTCCTCAAAAAGTAATCTCCCTTGACATCAAGTATAAAAAAGATGCCGGTTCTGTCAGTTTCTATGTTCGTAAAGTTTTAAAAAAAGTTTCATCTGACAAAAATCCTGCAGACAAAAGATCTATTCAAGTTGAGGAAACCAAGGAACAGAACAAGAAACCAACAAAAAACTCAGATCAATATGATCACGTCAAAGAGATTCAAAGATTAAAAAAGGATTTATCTGACAGAAGTCCTGCCGACAAAAGATCTATTCAAGTTGAGGAAACTGAGGAtcagaacaagaaacaaaagaaaCACTCAGATCAATGTGATCATGACAAAGAGATACGAAGATTGAAAAAAGAAATCAAGGAAAGGGATTCTGAACTCATTCATGCTCAAAATATCCTTGCTGATCTTATAAAGATACGTGAACTCTGA
- the LOC113356838 gene encoding small RNA degrading nuclease 1-like isoform X2 has translation MVKIRKILALAEKEVLIDIVKNVQKRKMKGAKGEWKEFLVEYDSQLGDSLLDPSKRPPACLVAFLNTFTKEQDLEFCEKIMTYHSNRKAIEQLNKSCIDVQSSPQKLASLTFEHPEYPKCFSFPSYDEDWVMMKIGKVSKAIKSTRMLSVDCEMVLCEDKTESLVQVCIVNRNLEVKLNELVKLDKPVIDYRTQIHGISAKDLERATCSLEDIQKSMKKLLSDGVVLIGHSLDKDLKALKVDHSRVIDTSLIFKYPEGHTHMRPSLNHLRKTVLGYDLRESDAPHNCLADAQAAMKLVLAKLENKFDGVIPLKIKEVFKIELVKLLFHAVPIAVPQKQLRRLFPKDSTVKLQVSLTGENVYNSSAVFKESMEACNGFESIKGEEGKDSSGVPQKVISLDIKYKKDAGSVSFYVRKVLKKVSSDKNPADKRSIQVEETKEQNKKPTKNSDQYDHVKEIQRLKKDLSDRSPADKRSIQVEETEDQNKKQKKHSDQCDHDKEIRRLKKEIKERDSELIHAQNILADLIKIREL, from the exons ATGGTGAAGATTCGGAAGATTTTAGCATTAGCAGAGAAGGAG GTGCTTATTGACATTGTGAAAAATGTACAAAAGAGAAAAATGAAGGGTGCGAAAGGAGAATGGAAGGAATTTTTAGTAGAGTATGATTCACAATTAGGCGACAGTTTATTGGATCCTAGTAAGAGGCCACCTGCTTGCTTGGTTGCATTTTTGAATACGTTTACGAAAGAGCAAGATTTAGAG TTTTGTGAAAAAATAATGACGTACCACTCTAATCGTAAAGCAATTGAGCAACTGAATAAGAGCTGTATTGATGTTCAATCCTCTCCTCAG AAGCTGGCAAGCTTAACATTTGAACACCCCGAATATCCAAAGTGCTTTTCATTCCCATCTTATGATGAG GACTGGGTAATGATGAAGATCGGTAAAGTATCTAAAGCAATCAAGTCCACCAGAATGCTATCTGTTGATTGTGAAATGGTTCTTTGTGAAGATAAAACAGAATCTCTAGTACAAGTGTGTATTGTGAATCGAAATTTAGAG GTTAAGCTCAATGAACTTGTAAAACTCGATAAACCTGTTATAGATTATAGAACTCAGATTCATGGAATCAGTGCTAAGGATTTGGAAAGAGCTACTTGTTCGTTAGAAGATATACAG AAATCAATGAAAAAGCTGTTATCTGATGGAGTAGTTTTAATTGGCCACAGTTTGGATAAGGATCTAAAAG CATTGAAAGTGGATCATTCGAGGGTGATCGACACATCATTAATTTTTAAATATCCTGAAGGGCATACTCACATGAGGCCTTCGTTGAATCATCTCCGCAAG ACTGTGCTTGGTTATGATCTTAGGGAAAGTGATGCTCCTCATAATTGTCTAGCCGATGCACAGGCTGCAATGAAATTAGTTCTTGCCAAGCTGGAAAATAAATTTGATGGAGTCATTCCCTTGAAAATCAAAGAG GTGTTCAAGATTGAATTGGTAAAGCTTTTGTTTCATGCGGTACCTATAGCGGTTCCCCAGAAACAATTAAGACGACTATTTCCGAAGGACTCTACTGTCAAACTTCAG GTGAGCTTGACCGGTGAAAATGTTTATAATTCTTCTGCTGTTTTCAAAGAGTCAATGGAGGCATGTAATGGATTTGAAAGTATCAAAGGAGAAGAAGGAAAG gaCTCATCTGGAGTTCCTCAAAAAGTAATCTCCCTTGACATCAAGTATAAAAAAGATGCCGGTTCTGTCAGTTTCTATGTTCGTAAAGTTTTAAAAAAAGTTTCATCTGACAAAAATCCTGCAGACAAAAGATCTATTCAAGTTGAGGAAACCAAGGAACAGAACAAGAAACCAACAAAAAACTCAGATCAATATGATCACGTCAAAGAGATTCAAAGATTAAAAAAGGATTTATCTGACAGAAGTCCTGCCGACAAAAGATCTATTCAAGTTGAGGAAACTGAGGAtcagaacaagaaacaaaagaaaCACTCAGATCAATGTGATCATGACAAAGAGATACGAAGATTGAAAAAAGAAATCAAGGAAAGGGATTCTGAACTCATTCATGCTCAAAATATCCTTGCTGATCTTATAAAGATACGTGAACTCTGA